ACGATTTACCCGTGCTTTTCTAAAGACTAAACTTTTATCAAACTCACGTTAATTATAGCATAAACGAGAAAAAAATCGCATAACAATTACCTGAAACTTTATACACCCGTTGACATTTCCTAAAATTTATGATAAACTCAACCGATGTTTATTGGCACAGTTGCTACCGGATCGTATACGAAAGACAACTTCTGAAAAATGCGGAATCTGTGTCAATTCTACATACTATTCTTTATAAACTCCTTGAGGTAATTTATGGCAAAAGTTGGATTAATCGGCGTTGGCAACATGGGGATGGGGATGTCAAGAAACATCCTGAAAGCTGGACACGAACTTACAGTGTATGATGTCCGCCCGGAGCCGTTGGAAACCCTTGCACAAGAGGGCGCACATACGGCGACATCACCGCGCGAAGTAGGTGCAGCCGCAGACACCGTCTTTATTATGGTGCTGAATGTTGAACAGGTCAAAGCAGCACTTCTTACAGAAGACGGGCTGCTGGCGGGACTCAAACCCGGAGGCACCGTCATCTGTACGGCAACCATCGGACGCGCACAGGTGATGGAGGCCGCTGAACTCGTAACAGAAAAAGGGTTTAATATGGTCGACGCGCCTGTCAGTGGCGGGGCACCCGGTGCAGCCGCGGGGACCCTCACAATGATGGTATCCGCACCAAATGAAACCTTTGAAGCCTCGAAACCCGTGCTTGAAGCCGTCGGACGAGACATCTATCACGTTGGCGAGGAGATTGGGATGGGGCAAACCGTCAAGTCGGCACTCGCAGTCCTCATCGGTGTGAACTATGCCGGTATCTTTGAAGCATTGACGTTAGCAGTAAAGGCAGGTGTAACGCCGGAAACACTTCGCGACGTAGTGAGCACGAGCGTTGCTGGTAATTTTCTCTTCAGAGACACAACGCAAAATATATTGGATCGGAATTTCAAGGGGCAAAGTAATATCGGCACGATGTATAAGGATCTCACTTTGGCAAAAAATATGGCAAGCGATTGTGGCGTGCCGCTTTTCGCAGCAAGTGCCGCTTTTGAACTGTTTCAAGCCGGAAAAGCAGTAAACCCTGATGAGGATAACTGGACGATTATCAAAATCCTTGAAAATATTGCAGGTGTCGAGGTCCGAAAAACGGAATAATCGCAACCGTGTATTTAGCATTTTTAAAGCCTACAAAGATCAAGAAATTGAGAGGAATTGAATGTTCAAATTGGGAACGATCACAGATGGAATCAGCCGGAACTTCGAGTATGCGCTCGACACGATGGTAGAAACTGGATTGGAATACGTTGAATTACAGTATCTTTGGGAAAAGCAGGTTGGGGATCTGACAGATGCCGACATCGAACAGGTCAAGGGATTAATCGAGGAACGTGATTTAAAGGTGTCGTGTATTTCTCACCACAATCTCTCAGCACTTCCTGTGGACACAGCAGTCGATGCTCCTGCGTATCAAGCACACATTACGACATTACAACGCTGTATCGATGTCGCGCAGGCACTCGGGACGCATCTGGTTCGCATTTTCAGTTTCCGAAAGGAGATGGTGCTTTTCGGGGCAGACCCCGTTATCTCCGAAGGTGCTTGGACGACACTCCTGAACAGGTTAGAAGAACCGGTACGAATCGCTGATGCAGCGGGTATCACGCTTGTTATCGAAACCGCAATCTCAGGTAACGTCACATCCGCACACCTCGCAAGAAAGTTGATTGATGAATTGGACGCGCCACACCTGAAAGTCCTCTGGGATCCGTGCAGCTCGCTCTATTGTACCGAAATTCCGTATCCGGATGGGTACGAGGTTATCCGTGAGCACATTGCCCACGTTCATCTCAAAGATGGCGTTGTGAACCTTCCAGCGGCGACATTCGATTTCTGTGCCATGCGCCAAGGACAGATGGATCCTTACTACAATGACATCATGAATGCGCTGAAACGGGATGGATACGAGGGTGCAATCTCCTTAGAGAGCGTCTACACCCCAGTAGACGGAACGCGTGAGGACGGATTTCGGGAATCGCTACCTGTCTTTATGGAACTCATGGGACGATAGCAAGACTTAAAAATAAAAGGACGCAGCTAAAATGTATCGGCTGCGTCCTTTCTTTTTTACTATGTATAGCGAACCTAAACCTTACTTGGCTTTCAGGCTTCCCCACGTTGTGAAGAGTTTACCAGCCGGTTCGACCGAAACGAAACCAGGTCCGATGGACCATACACCGCCGACACCAGCAAACATGCTCCAACCGCCGCCACGTTCACTGACCTTCACCAACAGAACATTAGGACCCGCCATCAGGTCAACTTTGAAATCGTCTTGGAAATCGCCAGCACCGCGGTTGACAGCGTTTGTGTGGACCACTTCACCGTTGAGCCAGACTTTGACGGAGTCATCACTACCGACTTTCGCCGGAACACCACTCTGATCTTCAGGAGCGTTAAGGATGATCAAGGCATAAGACGAATGGTCATTGACATCACCTTCACCCAAGCCAATCTCATTGACGAGATCGTTGACGTTGTTACCGCCAGTTTCAGAGATTTCACCGACTGTCCATACCAAATCGCCGACAGCATCGCCTTCGCTGGCACCGTTTGTAGCGACCATATCTTCGGTAACCGCACCACCGCTGGCTTCAGCGAGCGAATCGATATCGGTCGAATTCGCGCCACCTTGACCGGCTTCAGTCGCAGCAATCATCCAGAGCCATGGACCCGTAATTTTTCCAGCGACCCCCGGAGTAGCGGGTTTAAAGACAGCATTTACATCGGCATCGACACCGACGAACATGCTCCAACCGCCACCACGTTCACTGACCTTCACCAGCAACAGATTATCGCCTTGCTTGATATCAACCTGAAATGTGTCCTGAAAGTCGCCAGCACCACGGTTAACAGGGTTGTTGTGAACCTCTTCACCGTTGAGCCAGACCTTGACAGAATCATCACTGCCGACTCTCATATCCACGCCATCCTGATCTGAATCGGATTCAAGCGTGATGAGCGCGTAAGACGAATGGTCGTTGACATCGCCTTCACCCAAGCCAATCTCAGTGACCGTATCGTTGACGTTGTTACCGCCGGTTTCGGAAATCTCACCGAGCGTCCATACCAAATCGCCGACAGCATCGCCTTCGTTGGCACCGTTGTTTGCGATCATCTCTTCGGTCACATCACCACCACTGGCTTCAGCGAGCGAATCGATATCGGTCGAATTTGCACCACCTTGACCGGCTTCGGTCGCAGCAATCATCCAGAGCCACGGGCCCGTAATTTTGTCTTGGGCATCGACAGTTTGTGCCATAACAAAAAGCGCTATGAGACATGCGAACCCTATTGTGAACAATTTTCTATACATGAAAATCCTCCAATTAGTTTTATTTTTTTATCAAACGAAGTAAAATTGGTGGTGCCCGTCCTTGCGGGTCCGATCGCGCCTCAATCAATCGATCAAGACTACAATATTGCCCGACATTCATGAAAGATAGGACAACCACTTTAGATTAGTTTAACAAATATACCGCGATTAAATCAAGGATAAAAAAATTTGTGCAGTTTTAGCCGATAAAAACGGTTCAGAAGTGTGAAAGCCCAGAACGCTAATACCGGCTAAAAATACCAACTTAGTAGGAACGTTTAATCTCTGCCCACTGCGTCGCTAATTTACCAGCAGGCTCAACAGGAAGTCCCTTAAACTCCAGATTGTATTCCAAAGGGGCATCGATACCGGCGAACATGCTCCACCCACCGCCGCGTTCGCACACTTTAACCATGAACACGTTATCGCCTTTTTTGATATCTACCTCAAATGTGTCCTGAAAATCGCCAGCACCGCGGTTAACGGGGTTTTTGTGAACCTCTTCGCCGTTCATCCAGACCTTAACAGAATCATCGCTACCGACACGGGCTTCAACGCCTTTCTTTGTAGCCTTTGATACAGCGTTAATCACGGCGTAGGAGCAGTGGTCATTGACATCACCCCCGGGTCCCAACTTAATCTTTATGAGCATGTCGTTGATGTTGTTTCCACCGACTGCGGCGATTTCTCCCTCGGTCCATTTGTAGTTTTCGGCAAATTTGACCTTCAGAATCTCTTTTGTAATGCCCTGTTCTGCGACATCTGTCTCAGTGAGTTTACCTTTTGTTGCCTCGTCGATACCGTCCTCATCTGTTACGGCGGCACCGCCTTGACCGGCAGGACTCTCGGTAATCATCCAGTACCAAGGACCTTCAATTTTATCTAAGGCAGTCGCAAATTGTGCCATAAGAAGAACTCCGACAGCACACACTGCCCAAAGCGTAAATCTGCTTTTCATTTTTTTTAGCCTCCATGTTTTAGTTATTGTTTCTATTCAACTAACGAAAACAGTTTAGCACAGGTTACCGGAGAAGTCCAATTATTTTTTTTCAATTGTGTTTTAAATATCCCCATCGGTCATTCTGTCTTTAACTGCTTTTCGACGCTGCTAACCTTATCATCCATGCTTTGTGTCCTATCGACCCGTGTGCCAAACTTGAGCGTCGTTGTGATTCGCGGGGCACCCATCTCATGGACGACTTCGTGACACCGCCGAATTGCTGTAAATACAACATCCCATTCGCCTTCAATGTTAGTGCCATAGGCGTGCAGTTTTGTCTCCAAACCTGCTGCCTTCAGCACTTTTTCACACGCAGTGACGTATTTTGAGACCGATACGCCGACACCTATTGGAACAACACAGAGATCCGCGATAACCTTCATAGCGCCTCCCTTAATCGTTGCGTAGTTGTTCCAAAATACCCGAGGGTAAAAGTGCTGCACCCGAAGTCGCAACGCCGTCGTCAACTTGCGCTGGGGTCATCATCCCCGGAACAACACAGGAGACAGCCGGATGCGCCAAAATGAATTTGAGGGCGGCTTGAGGGAGACTGCGCGCTTTATTTCCAACGATTGACTTAATCTGTTCCACACGCGCCAGATCCGAGAGGAATTTCTCACGGGGCCACGTCTTCCGATAATCGTTCTCCGCAAAGACAGTATCCGGTCCGAGGTGTCCAGAGAGTAAACCGGACGACAACGGTTGTCGGACAGTAACAGCAATCCCATTCTTGGCAGCGGTTTCCATCACAGGTGTTGCCATCTCTTGGGTGAGGATATTATAGGTGAGCATCATCGAAGAGATACCGGCTTCTGCTATTGCCTTTAGTGCATCTGCCTCACTCCCGAGACACAATCCATAAAAGCGGATTTTGCCTTCGGTTTTGAGTGCCTCCATTGTCCCGAATGCGTCGTCCCAAGCATCCGCAGGGGGCGGCGAGTGGAATTGGTAGATGTCTATAACATCTCGCTTCAATCGCGTGAGACTCCCCTCAACTGACAGACGGATATAATCCGGTGAGACGTTGAACGATGGATGCTCCCATCCATGGCTAATCCAGCCATCGGAATCCAATTCATAGCCAAGTTTCGTGGCAATGATAACTCTATTACCGAGAGTTGAGAAGGCTTCACCCAGTAACCGTTCCGCGCGACCTCCACCATATTGGTCTGCTGTATCGTAATAGGTGACACCACTTTCGAAGGCGTATCGGAGGAGATCCACAGCATCGGTTTCACCGATGTCTCCCCATTCACGGCCTCCGAGTTCCCATGTTCCCATGCCGATTTCAGAAACGGTTAACCCTGTATTCCCTAATTTGCGTTGGCGCATTGTTCTCCCTTTCGCAAGGCACGGGACCCTGCACTATTAAAAAGTAGTCTTGAAATTTAGATGTGTCGTCCATTTTATGATATTCACAACTCCTTGTCAACAAATTTTATGCTGCTGCGTGGCTCAGGATTTCCGTTCATTCGTTCTACATAAAAACGAATTTAGATTGACAGACCGCACTCATTTTTGGTAAGATAGCGTTACCCATTAAAAAGGAGAGGTTGGGAGTTCGGGTGAGGTTTTAGTGTATGAAGTCCTCGGACGCTCTCAATTCCATGAGGATCGGATTTCTGGTTAAGTCGCAATTAAAATAAGGGTAGGCAAGGTATAATTAAAAAATGAAATTATTGGTCACGGGTGGTGCTGGGTTTATCGGTACCAACTTTATCCGATACTATCTGCAACGCGATTCGGACGATGTTATCATCAATTTTGATCGACTGACGTATGCTGGAAATCTCTCCAATCTGACGGACATAGCGGAAACCCACTCTCCAGAGCGGTATAGATTTGTGCACGGTGATATTCTGGATGCCGCTCTTCTGGAAAGTGTACTGAACAGAGAGCGACCCGATGTTATCGTCAATTTCGCTGCAGAATCACACAACAGTCGAGCGATTCTGCATCCGCGGCGGTTCTTTGAAACGAACGTCATCGGAACGCAGGTATTACTGGAGGCATCTCGGAAATACGACGTGCAGCGATTTCATCACATCTCCACATGCGAGGTATATGGTGAACTGCCCTTAGATTCACCCGATAGGTTCAGTGAAAACGCACCGTATCGGCCGCAGACCCCCTACAACGCCTCTAAAGCAGCGGCGGATCATCTCGTGAACGCCTATTTCCATAGTTTCAGTATGCCGATAACGATTTCCAATTGCGCGAACAACTACGGTCCCTATCAGCATCCGGAAAAACTCATTCCGCTCTTTACAACAAATGCAATCCAAGATTTACCTTTAA
This window of the Candidatus Poribacteria bacterium genome carries:
- a CDS encoding sugar phosphate isomerase/epimerase encodes the protein MFKLGTITDGISRNFEYALDTMVETGLEYVELQYLWEKQVGDLTDADIEQVKGLIEERDLKVSCISHHNLSALPVDTAVDAPAYQAHITTLQRCIDVAQALGTHLVRIFSFRKEMVLFGADPVISEGAWTTLLNRLEEPVRIADAAGITLVIETAISGNVTSAHLARKLIDELDAPHLKVLWDPCSSLYCTEIPYPDGYEVIREHIAHVHLKDGVVNLPAATFDFCAMRQGQMDPYYNDIMNALKRDGYEGAISLESVYTPVDGTREDGFRESLPVFMELMGR
- a CDS encoding NAD(P)-dependent oxidoreductase; protein product: MAKVGLIGVGNMGMGMSRNILKAGHELTVYDVRPEPLETLAQEGAHTATSPREVGAAADTVFIMVLNVEQVKAALLTEDGLLAGLKPGGTVICTATIGRAQVMEAAELVTEKGFNMVDAPVSGGAPGAAAGTLTMMVSAPNETFEASKPVLEAVGRDIYHVGEEIGMGQTVKSALAVLIGVNYAGIFEALTLAVKAGVTPETLRDVVSTSVAGNFLFRDTTQNILDRNFKGQSNIGTMYKDLTLAKNMASDCGVPLFAASAAFELFQAGKAVNPDEDNWTIIKILENIAGVEVRKTE
- a CDS encoding MTH1187 family thiamine-binding protein, whose product is MKVIADLCVVPIGVGVSVSKYVTACEKVLKAAGLETKLHAYGTNIEGEWDVVFTAIRRCHEVVHEMGAPRITTTLKFGTRVDRTQSMDDKVSSVEKQLKTE
- the rfbB gene encoding dTDP-glucose 4,6-dehydratase; translation: MKLLVTGGAGFIGTNFIRYYLQRDSDDVIINFDRLTYAGNLSNLTDIAETHSPERYRFVHGDILDAALLESVLNRERPDVIVNFAAESHNSRAILHPRRFFETNVIGTQVLLEASRKYDVQRFHHISTCEVYGELPLDSPDRFSENAPYRPQTPYNASKAAADHLVNAYFHSFSMPITISNCANNYGPYQHPEKLIPLFTTNAIQDLPLTLYQSSHNRREWLHVADHCRAIAAVLEHGKIGETYNVGSGVEKSIEEISNFILDVLNKPQQLKTYVPDRPGHDCRYLLDSSKIARDVGWKPRIAFADGMRETIQWYIENRKWWQTIQQKIDAEAVQEDKWETFSER
- a CDS encoding aldo/keto reductase; its protein translation is MRQRKLGNTGLTVSEIGMGTWELGGREWGDIGETDAVDLLRYAFESGVTYYDTADQYGGGRAERLLGEAFSTLGNRVIIATKLGYELDSDGWISHGWEHPSFNVSPDYIRLSVEGSLTRLKRDVIDIYQFHSPPPADAWDDAFGTMEALKTEGKIRFYGLCLGSEADALKAIAEAGISSMMLTYNILTQEMATPVMETAAKNGIAVTVRQPLSSGLLSGHLGPDTVFAENDYRKTWPREKFLSDLARVEQIKSIVGNKARSLPQAALKFILAHPAVSCVVPGMMTPAQVDDGVATSGAALLPSGILEQLRND